In Corylus avellana chromosome ca8, CavTom2PMs-1.0, the genomic stretch tctaatatttttaattcaaatagaaagaaaaggacAGCAAGGAAAAACCAGCCAACAGCTTTGGCTTGCTTTACAGGACAATGGACAAGGCGGGCGTGGACCCCATTACAACcttaaaaggacaaaaatagcCTCAACCCCTGACACACATTCCGACAAAGCCTGTCTGCGACGGCCGGCTTTTTACGGCGGACGATATGGTCAAGGTTATATCATATCATACGGAGATTACGAAATCTTACAAATCAGGATCGTTTGTAAAAATCCTCTGGCAGGCTGTCATGGAGGAGCGAAGCTGGTGTCATGACACGTGTCCTAGTGGAGAGACGTGTTGGCGGTCCGGTGGCCCGTAATGGTCCAGCACGAAATACTATCTTGTGATTATTCCTATTGACAGCTATGTCAGAGGATTTTGTTTATGTGGGATTGAGGAATAAATCCACtgtttgtgttatttattttctgcCTGGTCTTCAGCCTTGTGGTTGTGCCGCCCATTGTTTCCAACGATGAACAAcacaagaaaagataaaaaaaaaaaagaaagataaataattttctaaGAAAAGGACAGCTTATATGATCTTCTAGATTATGGATCCTAAATCTTCATTCTTCTTATTATCTAGATTCGTGTTCATATATTGGTGTAAGATTATGtaagttaattataatataatttatttaattaaacgaatcaaaCTTTTTAATTCTTActcactaattttatattgggttcATATTAAATTCGTAAGGTATATCAAAATCATCACTCCTAAATATGAGGCATGGGTATAAGACATGTAAATCAATTATAATACGActtattttattgaatatgTCAGATTCTTCAACCTTAATTCGCTAATAACGTGTCGGATTCACTGATCGTgtcaaaaaattgtcaatctcACTTCCTACCACTATTACATTTGCAAGATCAATCTGGATTGCATTTTCTCTTTGAAGATATTCAAGTAAAGGAGATTATAGAGCTCGCTTGTTTCGAGCAGGCAAATCTCACATGTTAAGCTGTCTGAAACAAGTGAGCAGTGCAaccccccttttttcttttttcttttttttttatactgcttaaatttttataaaattcaagcAACTTAATAATAAAGGCTAATTGTCCATTTAATTAACGAGTCAAAGTTAAACAAAATTGAGCTTCATTCTAATTAGGCTTTTAAATCATGTTTTAAAGCTCTAAACAAGCTCAATTCAAACCACAAAACTAACGCAATCAAGTTTGAACAAGAAGACAACTGCAACCTTATTATTACTCTAATTAtatttactaaaaataaaagcaattaaGAGATGTTACAAATAAGGAGCTCTCATTAATTCATGCGAGAAATTTCGATTCTCCGctaattatgttaaaataaggaaaaataattaattaagatgctCGTGGATATTGGGATTTCtctccaatttatttttgttcagaATGTGAATTTCCTTATATTTCCCTCACCTAggaaattttctttctctaaataGACAAAAATGCCTTTAATCAAACTGCATAATCATGTAAtaatcttttcaaaacaaaacatggcatcaatttaatatttaccCAAATCAACCCACACTCCTTGTTTTCCATGCATAAGCAGCTAGCTGGCTTAACCAAGAACATTGGTACTGTTTATATTTttaggaataaaaaatcaaacaaaatataatttatattttcaaacaaaataaaaaatccaaattttcaagctaaatattattgaaaatgtgaatacccaaaaaaaaaaaaaaaaaaattcctgaatCAAATGAcgtgttaatattttaatgggtttcttcttatttcctttctgagtgatatttttctcatttctcaaacacaaaaagaccaaaaaaaagaagagatcatAATAACTCATTTAGGAGGAAACAAATCTGGCTTTTCCATCTATAATAAAATTCCAAAGCTATATTTTTAAGCTATCATTAAGACGTACAAGGAATTACAACTATTACCAATATATAGGACACTCTAATATATGAATAAATGgctaaaataactaattaaaataaatttatttttcagcaAAAGTTCTTTATACAGAatatattgataaaaaaaaaaaaaaaagacaatggcatattagttttattattatttgagggAAATAGCTTTTGGCTTATTTTTGCAcatttattcaaatttaatcaGGAGAACAAAcaatatgtttgttaatgtatttacatggagaatttttgtttgaaaaagtcttacgtaaaaaaaatatttggtgttttgatttgtttgtttgtcgTACAAgtgaaaggacaaaaatttcttataaactagTTTTTTATAGACACATgccactattttaaatgggttgaagaatatttccttcaaactagtttagaagaaatttatgtcccaACTGAAATAACGTAACTCTTGAATATGTTATTTAGTAAGCGCGAGCTGATACAATTGTTTGttatactaaataacattaacatttattaatgtttttgatttgaaaacataaaacaaaatataaaaaacaactGGTTAATAAACATGGCCTTAAAAAGTATCCCCCAATTATGCCGAGATTTTGcaaattaatagattttgatgAAAGCAAACATGAAACTTTCCAATTACAGttgagaaaaataaagcaatgatTGATATCAGTTTAcacaaattaatttgtttaccaAAATTGGACAGAAGTTTGTATAGGGAAGGGTGGAAGGGGTCCCACAAACATACAAAGTGGTGTAGTAGCTGGCAGAAGTAGTCTGACAGACTGGTTCTTCCCATATGTATCAACAACCAAAGCCTCTCCATTTCtccaatctctctctcacagacCCCCTTGTTTTAAGCCCTTCCACTGTCCCCCAACAACCTCTGTTCTTTTTATATACACACTCATAAACATAAGCAGAGGCACAAGCACGCAGTTTGTCTGTTTGtttgtctcttttttctctctcgaGCAATAACACAAACACAGAGAGAGTCTTCCTTGTTATTTGTTCATGGCCGAGGAACAGTACCAAAAGCCAGCGACGGAGGAGGTCGTGGTGGAGACATCAACCACGGAGAAAGAGCCGCCGGTTCCGGAACCGGAGCCGGAGGCGGGGAAGCCGGGTCCGGTTCAGGAAGTGGTAGAGGAGCCGGAGAAGCCCAAGGCCGAGGAGGTGAAGATTACCGAATCGGTGTCTTTCAAGGAAGAGAGTTACGTGGTTGGGGAGCTCCCGGAGGCGCAAAGGAAGGCGCTTGAGGAGCTGAGGCAACTCGTCCAAGAGGCCCTCAACAAGCACGAATTCACGGCTCCTCCTCCGCCGCccaaggaagaagagaagaaggaggagaagaagcaggaggaagaagaaaaggctCCTCCTGCNNNNNNNNNNNNNNNNNNNNNNNNNNNNNNNNNNNNNNNNNNNNNNNNNNNNNNNNNNNNNNNNNNNNNNNNNNNNNNNNNNNNNNNNNNNNNNNNNNNNAGAAAGTTGATGGTGTCTGTATGGGGGTGCTGTCGTGCGAAGTGGATCGTGTGTCGTGCCGATGGTGGGGTTGTGCTCAAAACCATGTGGTGGGGTGTCCGAGGTGGTTTGGTGTTGTGCTAGGCGTGGAAGGAGCCACCAAGTGGTGGAGCGGCATGAGGGGAAGCCAATAATCGTGTGTTGAAGGAGGTAGAAGAAGAATTTAGTTTGGCTACACAGATTACTTGTCCTGGAGCAGCATTGTTTTGCTATTGAAAGTTGAAACCCTAGGTAGGGTCAACAGTAATGaaattgtgaaaaagaaaaattacctCTCAGAAAAAGATGGGTGGTGGGTTGGCCGAGATTGCGGTAGAGTTTTTTAAAAACCTTGGGCTTCGGTAATCCGTAGATGATCGCAGCTGGGAAAGcgacaaaatatataaatgggTGTCCAAGtaatttggaaaacaaattaGGGTACTTCTATTTTGTATCAGTGATTGGGGTATTTCaaaacatttcaaattcaagagaggaagaaaacatTGATGttgaaaataatagaaaaaaaaaaatttgaaaaatattatttaattaaaatataatagaatagaGAATCTGTTGGAGTGTGTATAGAAAAAGCAGTTTCTAAAATAGAAGTTTACACTTTTTCACTAGCAGTTTTAGCTAGTAttgctagagatgctctaaacaattaaatttgattgtttgtGACTAATGTGGCTATGccacaacaaaatcaataaaagaaGGTAAGTAGAAAAACTTATTAGATACCAGAGTCTAATAAGTTCTACTTACTATTggatttaaactaataaactgCCACGTCACTTTGTAAGGGGTAAAGTAAAAGTTATAGGACCCCAACCATTTTCCTCTTAATTTTGAAgtgttttaattaaatgtttagGATTTTGTTATTTCAGTATTTACAGATCCTTaatttattgtttctctctAAATGCTATGCTAACAGAATCCTAATTATGTGATTAAAAATGATTGTTAGCATTTTAAGAACTCCATGGTGGAATTCTTAGAGGAAGATACTGATCCCAGTGTCTTTCagggttttgtttttaaactttaNNNNNNNNNNNNNNNNNNNNNNNNNNNNNNNNNNNNNNNNNNNNNNNNNNNNNNNNNNNNNNNNNNNNNNNNNNNNNNNNNNNNNNNNNNNNNNNNNNNNaaaaaaaaaaaaaaaaaaaaaaaagaaagaaagaagccaaAATCCGAATTATTTCATTGGTAAGTGCTTTTTTAAATCCAGCAATTGGTCCAGACAAAATGCCCCCAGCACGTTATATCTGTTTTCCACAGTTGacctattattatttttattttcttatataatgttttttaatttctaatatttttaattcaaatagaaagaaaaggacAGCAAGGAAAAACCAGCCAACAGCTTTGGCTTGCTTTACGGGACAATGGACAAGGCGGGCGTGGACCCCATTACAACcttaaaaggacaaaaatagcCTCAACCCCTGACACACATTCCGACAAAGCCTGTCTGCGACGGCCGGCTTTTTACGGCGGACGATATGGTCAAGGTTATATCATATCATACGGAGATTACGAAATCTTACAAATCAGGATCGTTTGTAAAAATCCTCTGGCAGGCTGTCATGGAGGAGCGAAGCTGGTGTCATGACACGTGTCCTAGTGGAGAGACGTGTTGGCGGTCCGGTGGCCCGTAATGGTCCAGCACGAAATAGTATCTTGTGATTATTCCTATTGACAGCTATGTCAGAGGATTTTGTTTATGTGGGATTGAGGAATAAAATCCACtgtttgtgttatttattttctgcCTGGTCTTCAGCCTTGTGGTTGTGCCGCCCATTGTTTCCAACGATGAACaacacaagaaaagaaaagaaaaaaaaaaaagataaataattttctaaGAAAAGGACAGCTTATATAATCTTCTAGATTATGGATCCTAAatcttcattcttcttcttatcTAGATTCGTGTTCATATATTGGTGTAAGATTATGtaagttaattataatataatttatttaattaaacgaatcagATCTTTTAATTCTTacttactaattttatattgagttcATATTAAATTCGTAAGTTATATCAAAATCATCACTCCTAAATATGAGGCATGGGTCTAAGACATGTAAGTCAATTATAATACGACTCATTTTATTGAATATATCAGATTCTTCAACCTTAATTCGCTAATAACGTGTCGGATTTATTGATCGTGTCAAAAAGTTGTCAATCTCACTTCCTACCACTATTACATTTGCTAGATCAATCTGGATTGCATTTTCTCTTTGAAGATATTTAAGTAAAGGAGATTATAGAGCTCACTTGTTTCGAGCAGGCAAATCTCACATGTTAAGCTGTCTGAAACAAGCGAGCACTGCAAcccccattttttcttttttctttttttatactgcttaaatttttataaaattcaaacaactTAATAATAAAGGCTAATTGTCCATTTAATTAACAAGTCAAACTTAAACAAAATTGAGGTTCATTCTAATTAGGCTTTTTAAATCATGTTTTAAAGCTCTAAACAAGCTCAATTCAAAGTTTCAAaccacaaaactaacacaatcAAGTTTGAAAAGTTAAGTTTGAACAAGAAGACAACTGCAACCTTATTATTACTCTAATTAtatttactaaaaataaaagtaattaagAGATGTTACAAATAAGGAGCTCTCATTAATTCATGCGAGAAATTTCGATTCTCCGCTAATTATGTTAAAAtgaggaaaaataattaattaagatgctCGTGGATATTGGGATTTCtctccaatttatttttgttaagaaTGTGAATTTCCTTATATTTCCCTCACCTAggaaattttctttctctaaataGACAAAAATGCCTTTAATCAAACTGCATAATCATGTAAtaatcttttcaaaacaaaacatggcatcaatttaatatttaccCAAATCAACCCACACTCCTTGTTTTCCATGCATAAGCAGCTAGCTGGCTTAACCAAGAACATTGGTACCGTTTATATTTttaggaataaaaaatcaaacaaaataaaaaatccaaattttcaagctaattattattgaaaatgtgaatacccaaaaaaaaaaaaaaaaatcctgaatCAAATGAcgtgttaatattttaatgggtttcttcttatttcctttctgagtgatatttttctcatttcacAAACGCAAAAAGAcctaaaaaagaagaagagatcaTAATAACTTATTTAGGAGGAAACAAATCTGGCTTTTCCATCTATAATAAAATTCCAAAGCTATATTTTTAAGCTATCATTAAGACGTACAAGGAATTACAACTATTACCAATATATTGGACACTCTAATATATGAATAAATGgctaaaataactaattaaaataaatttatttttcagcaAAAGTTCTTTATACAGAatatattgataaaaaaaaaagaaaaaaagaaaaaaaaaagacaatggcatattagttttattattatttgagggAAATAGCTTTTGGCTTATTTTTGCACATTCATTCAAATTTAATCAGGAGAACAAAcaatatgtttgttaatgtatttacatggagaatttttgtttgaaaaagtcttaggtaaaaaaatattttgtattttgatttgtttgtttgtcgTACAAGtgaaaggacagaaatttcttataaactagTTTTTTATAGACACATGTCACTATTTTAAATATGTTGAAGAATATTTCATTCAAActagtttagaagaaatttatgtcccaACTGAAATAACGTAACTCTTGAATATGTTATTTAGTAAGCGCGAGCTGATACAATTGTTTGttatactaaataacattaacatttattaatgtttttgatttgaaaacataaaacaaaatataaaaaacaactGGTTAATAAACATGGCCTTAAAAAGTATCCCCCAATTATGCCGAGATTTTGcaaattaatagattttgatgAAAGCAAACATGAAACTTTCCAATTACAGttgagaaaaataaagcaatgatTGTTATCAGTTTAcacaaattaatttgtttaccaAAATTGGACAGAAGTTTGTATAGGGAAGGGTGGAAGGGGTCCCACAGACATACAAAGTGGTGTAGTAGCTGGCAGAAGTAGTCTGACAGACTGGTTCTTCCCATATGTATCAACAACCAACGCCTCTCCATTTCTCCAATCTCTCTCTCGCAGCCCCCCTTGTTTTAAGCCCTTCCACTGTCCCCCAACAACCTCTGTTCTTTTTATATACACACTCATAAGCATAAGCAGAGGCACAAGCACGCAGTTTGTCTGTTTGtttgtctcttttttctctctcgaGCAATAACACAAACACAGAGAGAGTCTTCCTTGTTATTTGTTCATGGCCGAGGAACAGTACCAAAAGCCAACGACGGAGGAGGTCGTGGTGGAGACATCAACCACGGAGAAAGAGCCGCCGGTTCCGGAACCGGAGCCGGAGGCGGGGAAGCCGGGTCCGGTTCAGGAAGTGGTAGAGGAGCCGGAGAAGCCCAAGGCCGAGGAGGTGAAGATTACCGAATCGGTGTCTTTCAAGGAAGAGAGTTACGTGGTTGGGGAGCTCCCGGAGGCGCAAAGGAAGGCGCTTGAGGAGCTGAGGCAACTCGTCCAAGAGGCCCTCAACAAGCACGAATTCACGGCTCCTCCTCCGCCGCccaaggaagaagagaagaaggaggagaagaagcaggaggaagaagaaaaggctcctcctgcttcttcttctgctgCGGAACCCCCCAAGACTGAAGAGAAACCTGAAGAACCTCCCAAGGTGGAAGCCGAGGGGTACTCTGCACCACCTGTGGAAGCAAAAGATGAAGAGCCTCCCAAggtagaagagaaagaaaaagaggttgCTACTGAGGTGGTTGAAgcgaaagaagaagagaaggttCCACCGCCACCACCTGCTGTGGTTGTTGTTGAGGAGGTGGTTGAGAAAGTGACCGCCACCGATGAGACTGCAGAGGCAATCAAAGAGACCATAGTCGTCGAGGTCTCTGCTCTTCCTCCGACCGCAACAACAGAGCCAGAGGCGCCACCAGCTGAGACTAAGGCTACGGAAGAAGCTGAACCGAAAGCAGAAGAAGTGGAGGTCCCAGCGCTGCCTCCGCCTCCGCCTGAGGAGGTCTCAATCTGGGGAATTCCGCTTCTTCATGACGAGAGAAGCGATGTGATCCTCTTGAAGTTCCTGAGAGCCAGGGACTTCAAGGTCAAGGACGCCCTGGCCATGCTCAAGAACACGGTCCGCTGGCGCAAGGAGTTCGGAATCGAAGCCCTTCTCGAGGAAGACCATGGAAGTCACTGGGACAAGGTGGTGTTCACACACGGTCATGACAAAGAAAGCCACCCCGTTTGCTACAACGTCTTCAGCGAGTTCCAGAGCAAGGAGCTGTATCAGAAATCCTTTTCCAGTGAAGAGAAG encodes the following:
- the LOC132189454 gene encoding patellin-2-like translates to MAEEQYQKPATEEVVVETSTTEKEPPVPEPEPEAGKPGPVQEVVEEPEKPKAEEVKITESVSFKEESYVVGELPEAQRKALEELRQLVQEALNKHEFTAPPPPPKEEEKKEEKKQEEEEKAPPKVDGVCMGVLSCEVDRVSCRWWGCAQNHVVGCPRWFGVVLGVEGATKWWSGMRGSQ
- the LOC132189254 gene encoding patellin-3-like — encoded protein: MAEEQYQKPTTEEVVVETSTTEKEPPVPEPEPEAGKPGPVQEVVEEPEKPKAEEVKITESVSFKEESYVVGELPEAQRKALEELRQLVQEALNKHEFTAPPPPPKEEEKKEEKKQEEEEKAPPASSSAAEPPKTEEKPEEPPKVEAEGYSAPPVEAKDEEPPKVEEKEKEVATEVVEAKEEEKVPPPPPAVVVVEEVVEKVTATDETAEAIKETIVVEVSALPPTATTEPEAPPAETKATEEAEPKAEEVEVPALPPPPPEEVSIWGIPLLHDERSDVILLKFLRARDFKVKDALAMLKNTVRWRKEFGIEALLEEDHGSHWDKVVFTHGHDKESHPVCYNVFSEFQSKELYQKSFSSEEKRQKFLKWRIQFLEKSIKKLDFSPTGISSIVQINDLKNSFGIDKRELWQVTKQAVHLFQDNYPEFLAKQIFINVPWWYLAYNRMISPFLTQRTKSKFVFAGPAKSADTLFKYIAPEQVPVQYGGLKKEDEQEFTTADPVTEVTIKPASKHTIIFPVSETGLVVWEVRVVGWDVSHGAEFVPSAEGGYTVIVQKTRKITPSEETVIHNSFKVGEEGKVVLSFDNQTSKKKKLLYRSKTKPYSD